The following coding sequences are from one Gadus morhua chromosome 10, gadMor3.0, whole genome shotgun sequence window:
- the canx gene encoding calnexin isoform X1, translating into MAQTLRLCVVAVLALALISLSQAQGPSEEDLVEDIMGDEMDVEDDLDLGIAGDEEEEEEAAKEAEPAAPLIPKVTYKAPEPMGEHFFAESFDRGTLDSWVLSKAKKEDIDEDIAKYDGQWSVEDMKDSKLPGDKGLVLKSRAKHHAISAQLLRPFIFDSKPLILQYEVNFQTGIDCGGAYIKLLTQTPDLDLDQFVDKTPYTIMFGPDKCGEDYKLHLIFRHKNPKTGEYEEKHAKKPDADLRTYYTDKKTHLYTLVLNPDNSFEVLVDQTVVNSGNLLTDMTPAVNPAAEIEDPEDSKPEDWDEMPKIQDPAAVKPEDWDEDAPAQIPDEAAVKPDGWLDDEPDYISDPEAVKPEDWDEDMDGEWEAPQVPNPACEAAPGCGAWQRPNVDNPSYKGKWKPAMIDNPNYQGVWKPRKVANPDFFEDLHPFRMSPFSAVGLELWSMSSDIFFDNFFITNERHTADRWATDGWGLKKAAEGAAEPGLATQMLTAAEERPWLWVVYVLTVALPLVLIVVFCCTGKKKSPDAGEYKKTDEPQPDVKEEEAAAAEEEEEEEEAAVAPKEQQESAPAADKKSDAEDSPAEKGEEEEEEEEEAQDENDASAETLEDDVLRRSPRNRRVRKE; encoded by the exons ATGGCGCAGACGTTGAGGCTGTGTGTTGTTGCCGTTCTGGCCCTGGCCCTGATCAGCCTGAGCCAAGCCCAGGGGCCCAGCGAGGAGGACCTGGTAGAGGACATCATGGGAGACGAGATGGACGTCGAGGACGACCTGGACCTGGGCATCGCcggagacgaagaggaggaagaggaggcagccAAGGAGGCGGAGCCTGCAGCCCCGCTCATTCCTAAA GTGACCTACAAAGCACCCGAGCCAATGGGAGAGCATTTCTTTGCGGAGTCATTCGACCGGGGCACCCTAGACAG CTGGGTGCTGTCCAAAGCCAAGAAGGAGGACATTGATGAGGACATCGCCAAGTATGACG GTCAATGGTCTGTGGAGGACATGAAGGACAGCAAGCTCCCCGGAGACAAAGGCCTGGTTCTGAAGTCCCGGGCCAAGCACCACGCCATCTCCGCCCAGCTCCTCCGCCCCTTCATCTTCGACAGCAAGCCACTCATCCTCCA gTACGAGGTCAATTTCCAGACTGGTATTGACTGTGGTGGAGCCTACATTAAGCTGCTGACTCAGACCCCAGACCTCGACCTG GACCAGTTTGTGGACAAGACCCCGTACACCATCATGTTCGGACCGGACAAGTGTGGCGAGGACTACAAGCTGCACCTCATCTTCCGTCACAAGAATCCAAAGACAGGCGAATATGAGGAGAAACACGCCAAGAAACCAGACGCCGACCTGCGGACGTACTACACCGATAAGAAGACCCACCTCTACACGCTAG TGCTGAACCCTGACAACAGCTTTGAGGTGCTGGTGGACCAGACTGTGGTGAACAGTGGAAACCTGCTCACGGACATGACCCCCGCTGTGAACCCCGCCGCCGAGATCGAAGACCCCGAGGACAGCAAGCCGGAGGACTGGGACGAGATGCCCAAGATCCAGGACCCCGCTGCCGTCAAACCCGAGGACTG ggatgaGGATGCACCTGCTCAGATCCCCGATGAGGCTGCTGTGAAGCCCGACGGCTGGCTGGACGACGAGCCCGACTACATCAGTGACCCCGAAGCCGTCAAACCCGAGGACTG GGACGAGGACATGGACGGGGAGTGGGAGGCTCCACAGGTGCCCAACCCGGCCTGCGAGGCGGCCCCAGGCTGTGGCGCATGGCAGCGGCCCAACGTCGACAACCCCAGCTACAAGGGCAAGTGGAAGCCGGCCATGATCGACAACCCCAACTACCAG ggcGTGTGGAAGCCCCGTAAGGTGGCCAACCCGGACTTCTTCGAGGACCTGCATCCGTTCCGCATGAGCCCCTTCAGCGCCGTGGGCCTGGAGCTCTGGTCCATGTCCTCAGACATCTTCTTCGACAACTTCTTCATCACTAACGAGCGCCACACGGCCGATAGGTGGGCCACGGACGGCTGGGGGCTGAAGAAGGCCGCAGAGGGCGCTGCCGAG CCCGGCCTGGCCACACAGATGCTGACGGCTGCTGAGGAGCGTCCCTGGCTCTGGGTCGTCTACGTCCTCACGGTCGCCCTGCCCCTGGTGCTCATCGTCGTGTTCTGCTGCACCGGCAAG AAGAAGTCCCCCGACGCGGGCGAGTACAAGAAGACGGACGAGCCCCAGCCGGacgtgaaggaggaggaggcggcggcggcggaggaggaagaggaagaggaggaggcggcggtcGCCCCcaaggagcagcaggagagcgCTCCAG CAGCAGATAAGAAAAGTGACGCAGAGGACAGCCCTGCagagaaaggagaagaggaggaggaggaggaggaggaggcgcaggaCGAGAACGATGCCTCAGCTGAG ACGCTGGAGGATGATGTCCTCAGAAGATCTCCCAGGAACAGGAGAGTCAGGAAGGAATGA
- the mgat4b gene encoding alpha-1,3-mannosyl-glycoprotein 4-beta-N-acetylglucosaminyltransferase B, with translation MDLFLPTLRIMLLRRNHQRTWRTKQNLDYCFLMMYAQTKGTYYVQLEDDIVARPNYFTTMKNFALQQPLEDWMILEFSQLGFIGKMFKSIDLSLIVEFMLMFYKDKPIDWLLDHIMWVKVCNPEKDAKHCDRQKANLRIRFKPSLFQHVGTHSSLAGKIQKLKDKDFGKQTLHKGHANPLAEVTTSLKTYQHFTLEKAYLGEDFFWAFTPVAGDFIRMRFFTPVRIEKYFFRSGNIEHPGDKLYNTSVEVLPFDNIQGEKEALREGTEKSPRYHRTEDGFICIGMFQNGIAEGEVDPSFGPLEAFRLTVLTDSPVWVILSEIFIRKAE, from the exons ATGGATCTATTTCTGCCTACTCTCAGAATCATGTTGTTGCGCCGGAACCATCAACGCAC ATGGCGGACCAAGCAGAACCTGGACTACTGCTTCCTCATGATGTACGCCCAGACCAAAGGAACATACTATGTGCAG CTGGAGGATGACATCGTGGCCCGGCCCAACTACTTCACCACCATGAAGAACTTTGCCCTCCAGCAGCCCCTAGAGGACTGGATGATCCTGGAGTTCTCCCAGCTGGGCTTCATCG GTAAGATGTTCAAGTCGATAGACCTGTCGCTCATCGTGGAGTTCATGTTAATGTTCTACAAAGACAAGCCCATCGATTGGCTGCTGGATCACATCATGTGGGTCAAGGTGTGCAATCCAGAGAAGGACGCG AAACATTGTGACAGACAGAAGGCCAACCTGAGGATTCGGTTCAAACCATCTCTGTTCCAGCATGTAGGCACCCATTCCTCCCTCGCTGGGAAGATCCAGAAACTCAag GACAAGGACTTTGGGAAGCAGACCCTCCACAAAGGCCACGCTAACCCGCTGGCGGAGGTGACCACCAGCCTGAAGACCTACCAGCACTTCACCCTGGAGAAGGCCTACCTGGGAGAGGACTTCTTCTGGGCCTTCACCCCTGTGGCCGGGGACTTCATCCGCATGCGCTTCTTCACCCCCGTCCGCATCGAGAA ATATTTCTTTCGGAGTGGGAATATTGAACATCCGGGAGACAAACTCTACAACACGTCGGTGGAGGTGCTGCCATTTGAT AACATCCaaggggagaaggaggcctTAAGGGAGGGGACAGAGAAGAGTCCAAGGTACCATAGAACAGAAGACGGCTTCATCTGTATCG GAATGTTCCAGAACGGGATCGCCGAAGGGGAGGTAGACCCCAGCTTTGGGCCCTTGGAGGCATTCCGCCTCACGGTGCTGACGGACTCCCCAGTGTGGGTCATCCTTAGTGAG ATCTTCATCAGGAAAGCTGAGTGA
- the canx gene encoding calnexin isoform X2: MAQTLRLCVVAVLALALISLSQAQGPSEEDLVEDIMGDEMDVEDDLDLGIAGDEEEEEEAAKEAEPAAPLIPKVTYKAPEPMGEHFFAESFDRGTLDSWVLSKAKKEDIDEDIAKYDGQWSVEDMKDSKLPGDKGLVLKSRAKHHAISAQLLRPFIFDSKPLILQYEVNFQTGIDCGGAYIKLLTQTPDLDLDQFVDKTPYTIMFGPDKCGEDYKLHLIFRHKNPKTGEYEEKHAKKPDADLRTYYTDKKTHLYTLVLNPDNSFEVLVDQTVVNSGNLLTDMTPAVNPAAEIEDPEDSKPEDWDEMPKIQDPAAVKPEDWDEDAPAQIPDEAAVKPDGWLDDEPDYISDPEAVKPEDWDEDMDGEWEAPQVPNPACEAAPGCGAWQRPNVDNPSYKGKWKPAMIDNPNYQGVWKPRKVANPDFFEDLHPFRMSPFSAVGLELWSMSSDIFFDNFFITNERHTADRWATDGWGLKKAAEGAAEPGLATQMLTAAEERPWLWVVYVLTVALPLVLIVVFCCTGKKKSPDAGEYKKTDEPQPDVKEEEAAAAEEEEEEEEAAVAPKEQQESAPADKKSDAEDSPAEKGEEEEEEEEEAQDENDASAETLEDDVLRRSPRNRRVRKE, encoded by the exons ATGGCGCAGACGTTGAGGCTGTGTGTTGTTGCCGTTCTGGCCCTGGCCCTGATCAGCCTGAGCCAAGCCCAGGGGCCCAGCGAGGAGGACCTGGTAGAGGACATCATGGGAGACGAGATGGACGTCGAGGACGACCTGGACCTGGGCATCGCcggagacgaagaggaggaagaggaggcagccAAGGAGGCGGAGCCTGCAGCCCCGCTCATTCCTAAA GTGACCTACAAAGCACCCGAGCCAATGGGAGAGCATTTCTTTGCGGAGTCATTCGACCGGGGCACCCTAGACAG CTGGGTGCTGTCCAAAGCCAAGAAGGAGGACATTGATGAGGACATCGCCAAGTATGACG GTCAATGGTCTGTGGAGGACATGAAGGACAGCAAGCTCCCCGGAGACAAAGGCCTGGTTCTGAAGTCCCGGGCCAAGCACCACGCCATCTCCGCCCAGCTCCTCCGCCCCTTCATCTTCGACAGCAAGCCACTCATCCTCCA gTACGAGGTCAATTTCCAGACTGGTATTGACTGTGGTGGAGCCTACATTAAGCTGCTGACTCAGACCCCAGACCTCGACCTG GACCAGTTTGTGGACAAGACCCCGTACACCATCATGTTCGGACCGGACAAGTGTGGCGAGGACTACAAGCTGCACCTCATCTTCCGTCACAAGAATCCAAAGACAGGCGAATATGAGGAGAAACACGCCAAGAAACCAGACGCCGACCTGCGGACGTACTACACCGATAAGAAGACCCACCTCTACACGCTAG TGCTGAACCCTGACAACAGCTTTGAGGTGCTGGTGGACCAGACTGTGGTGAACAGTGGAAACCTGCTCACGGACATGACCCCCGCTGTGAACCCCGCCGCCGAGATCGAAGACCCCGAGGACAGCAAGCCGGAGGACTGGGACGAGATGCCCAAGATCCAGGACCCCGCTGCCGTCAAACCCGAGGACTG ggatgaGGATGCACCTGCTCAGATCCCCGATGAGGCTGCTGTGAAGCCCGACGGCTGGCTGGACGACGAGCCCGACTACATCAGTGACCCCGAAGCCGTCAAACCCGAGGACTG GGACGAGGACATGGACGGGGAGTGGGAGGCTCCACAGGTGCCCAACCCGGCCTGCGAGGCGGCCCCAGGCTGTGGCGCATGGCAGCGGCCCAACGTCGACAACCCCAGCTACAAGGGCAAGTGGAAGCCGGCCATGATCGACAACCCCAACTACCAG ggcGTGTGGAAGCCCCGTAAGGTGGCCAACCCGGACTTCTTCGAGGACCTGCATCCGTTCCGCATGAGCCCCTTCAGCGCCGTGGGCCTGGAGCTCTGGTCCATGTCCTCAGACATCTTCTTCGACAACTTCTTCATCACTAACGAGCGCCACACGGCCGATAGGTGGGCCACGGACGGCTGGGGGCTGAAGAAGGCCGCAGAGGGCGCTGCCGAG CCCGGCCTGGCCACACAGATGCTGACGGCTGCTGAGGAGCGTCCCTGGCTCTGGGTCGTCTACGTCCTCACGGTCGCCCTGCCCCTGGTGCTCATCGTCGTGTTCTGCTGCACCGGCAAG AAGAAGTCCCCCGACGCGGGCGAGTACAAGAAGACGGACGAGCCCCAGCCGGacgtgaaggaggaggaggcggcggcggcggaggaggaagaggaagaggaggaggcggcggtcGCCCCcaaggagcagcaggagagcgCTCCAG CAGATAAGAAAAGTGACGCAGAGGACAGCCCTGCagagaaaggagaagaggaggaggaggaggaggaggaggcgcaggaCGAGAACGATGCCTCAGCTGAG ACGCTGGAGGATGATGTCCTCAGAAGATCTCCCAGGAACAGGAGAGTCAGGAAGGAATGA
- the canx gene encoding calnexin isoform X3: protein MAQTLRLCVVAVLALALISLSQAQGPSEEDLVEDIMGDEMDVEDDLDLGIAGDEEEEEEAAKEAEPAAPLIPKVTYKAPEPMGEHFFAESFDRGTLDSWVLSKAKKEDIDEDIAKYDGQWSVEDMKDSKLPGDKGLVLKSRAKHHAISAQLLRPFIFDSKPLILQYEVNFQTGIDCGGAYIKLLTQTPDLDLDQFVDKTPYTIMFGPDKCGEDYKLHLIFRHKNPKTGEYEEKHAKKPDADLRTYYTDKKTHLYTLVLNPDNSFEVLVDQTVVNSGNLLTDMTPAVNPAAEIEDPEDSKPEDWDEMPKIQDPAAVKPEDWDEDMDGEWEAPQVPNPACEAAPGCGAWQRPNVDNPSYKGKWKPAMIDNPNYQGVWKPRKVANPDFFEDLHPFRMSPFSAVGLELWSMSSDIFFDNFFITNERHTADRWATDGWGLKKAAEGAAEPGLATQMLTAAEERPWLWVVYVLTVALPLVLIVVFCCTGKKKSPDAGEYKKTDEPQPDVKEEEAAAAEEEEEEEEAAVAPKEQQESAPAADKKSDAEDSPAEKGEEEEEEEEEAQDENDASAETLEDDVLRRSPRNRRVRKE, encoded by the exons ATGGCGCAGACGTTGAGGCTGTGTGTTGTTGCCGTTCTGGCCCTGGCCCTGATCAGCCTGAGCCAAGCCCAGGGGCCCAGCGAGGAGGACCTGGTAGAGGACATCATGGGAGACGAGATGGACGTCGAGGACGACCTGGACCTGGGCATCGCcggagacgaagaggaggaagaggaggcagccAAGGAGGCGGAGCCTGCAGCCCCGCTCATTCCTAAA GTGACCTACAAAGCACCCGAGCCAATGGGAGAGCATTTCTTTGCGGAGTCATTCGACCGGGGCACCCTAGACAG CTGGGTGCTGTCCAAAGCCAAGAAGGAGGACATTGATGAGGACATCGCCAAGTATGACG GTCAATGGTCTGTGGAGGACATGAAGGACAGCAAGCTCCCCGGAGACAAAGGCCTGGTTCTGAAGTCCCGGGCCAAGCACCACGCCATCTCCGCCCAGCTCCTCCGCCCCTTCATCTTCGACAGCAAGCCACTCATCCTCCA gTACGAGGTCAATTTCCAGACTGGTATTGACTGTGGTGGAGCCTACATTAAGCTGCTGACTCAGACCCCAGACCTCGACCTG GACCAGTTTGTGGACAAGACCCCGTACACCATCATGTTCGGACCGGACAAGTGTGGCGAGGACTACAAGCTGCACCTCATCTTCCGTCACAAGAATCCAAAGACAGGCGAATATGAGGAGAAACACGCCAAGAAACCAGACGCCGACCTGCGGACGTACTACACCGATAAGAAGACCCACCTCTACACGCTAG TGCTGAACCCTGACAACAGCTTTGAGGTGCTGGTGGACCAGACTGTGGTGAACAGTGGAAACCTGCTCACGGACATGACCCCCGCTGTGAACCCCGCCGCCGAGATCGAAGACCCCGAGGACAGCAAGCCGGAGGACTGGGACGAGATGCCCAAGATCCAGGACCCCGCTGCCGTCAAACCCGAGGACTG GGACGAGGACATGGACGGGGAGTGGGAGGCTCCACAGGTGCCCAACCCGGCCTGCGAGGCGGCCCCAGGCTGTGGCGCATGGCAGCGGCCCAACGTCGACAACCCCAGCTACAAGGGCAAGTGGAAGCCGGCCATGATCGACAACCCCAACTACCAG ggcGTGTGGAAGCCCCGTAAGGTGGCCAACCCGGACTTCTTCGAGGACCTGCATCCGTTCCGCATGAGCCCCTTCAGCGCCGTGGGCCTGGAGCTCTGGTCCATGTCCTCAGACATCTTCTTCGACAACTTCTTCATCACTAACGAGCGCCACACGGCCGATAGGTGGGCCACGGACGGCTGGGGGCTGAAGAAGGCCGCAGAGGGCGCTGCCGAG CCCGGCCTGGCCACACAGATGCTGACGGCTGCTGAGGAGCGTCCCTGGCTCTGGGTCGTCTACGTCCTCACGGTCGCCCTGCCCCTGGTGCTCATCGTCGTGTTCTGCTGCACCGGCAAG AAGAAGTCCCCCGACGCGGGCGAGTACAAGAAGACGGACGAGCCCCAGCCGGacgtgaaggaggaggaggcggcggcggcggaggaggaagaggaagaggaggaggcggcggtcGCCCCcaaggagcagcaggagagcgCTCCAG CAGCAGATAAGAAAAGTGACGCAGAGGACAGCCCTGCagagaaaggagaagaggaggaggaggaggaggaggaggcgcaggaCGAGAACGATGCCTCAGCTGAG ACGCTGGAGGATGATGTCCTCAGAAGATCTCCCAGGAACAGGAGAGTCAGGAAGGAATGA